ACTCTTGTCTAGCTTTGGATTTGAAAAAATAAACAATGGAAGCAAAACCAATAAAACAACATCCAGCAATCGCACAGATGGCACAAGCTCGTAACTTATTGGAAACACAAAGAGTCCTAGGCAAACCAATGAGAAGCAAATACTACTTAGGTTAATTTTTGCTAAGTAGCGCATCTAATTTCCACTTTAGGATTGTTGCATATTTTGCTAGCATAGGGAACTTTTTGATTAAAATAATTTTAAATTTTGCCATGGCTCTAAGCTCTGATATTAAAACATCCCACACAGACAATCTCTCTTTGCTCATCAGCCTATTGTAAACCCTTGCTGAATCAAAAATATTTTTCTCAAACCCTTTAAATACCCTAGGTTCATTTTCAAGAACATCCATAAGCGCTAGAAGCCTTTTAGCTCTAAAAATAACTTTTTCTTTACTATAGTTGATGATGCCACCAAAAGTTTGATTATCATGTTGTCTGTAAAGATATATTGGCTTATCGATAACATATACATTTTTAGAGTATTTTTTAACAGTTAAAGCTATCCACACATCTTCAAAAGGTAAAGTTTCTGGCATTGGAAATATTTTTTCTGCAATTTTGCGACTAAAAGACCATGACCACTTTGGAAAACTTACTAGATTAGACAATACAAATTCAAACCC
This portion of the Sulfurospirillum tamanense genome encodes:
- a CDS encoding glycosyltransferase family 2 protein, with the translated sequence MISFIMMAYNVEKYIADAIVELQKENEVKWELIIVDDFSTDSTFEVAKRFADGDERIKLVKNTSKGKVTGTNYGYSLTSGDIIKCIDSDDVLLQDFFREYENMKKYDAHCHSAFIADHKLNTRAIYNINPLLISKGFEFVLSNLVSFPKWSWSFSRKIAEKIFPMPETLPFEDVWIALTVKKYSKNVYVIDKPIYLYRQHDNQTFGGIINYSKEKVIFRAKRLLALMDVLENEPRVFKGFEKNIFDSARVYNRLMSKERLSVWDVLISELRAMAKFKIILIKKFPMLAKYATILKWKLDALLSKN